The window taatatttgctCATGCAAGGCATTAAAATTTGACGTACTTCCGGGTTGCGAGAGACACGCTGGCGCGTTTGGCTGCCGCTTCTCCCCTGTTAAATTTATGTTGAATTaggtttagtttttgttttagttttttaggttatttttaagttaaaattcTACTCGTATTGCTCACCCTGGATTAGGATCTTGTACTCTGTGGGCGACATTTGTTCCCTTGGGTTTGTTTCGTCTGATCTTTTCACCTGTGGCGTGGGCCGGCACCGGTGTTAACACTTGGATTACTCGCCCCTGTCCTGACTCTGCTCGTGCTGCTGGGATTGCCCACTGGACTTCGGGAAGCATTGCTGGCCCGGCGTCTCTGTTTTGGCTCTTACAGATCGTCTGATCTTTTCACCTGTGGCGTGGGCCGGCACCGGTACTTGATTACCCGCCCCTGTCCTGACTTTGCTTGCGCTGTGGGGATTGCCCACTGGATTTCGGGAATCATTGCTGGCCCGGCGTCGCTGTTTTGGCTCTTACAGACCGTTCCTGTGGCGTGGGCCGGCACCGGTGTCAACATTTGGATTACCCGCCCCTGTCCTGACTCTGCTCGCGCTGTTGGGATTGCCCACTGGATTTCGGGAATCATTGCTGGCCCGGCGTCTCTGTTTTGGCTCTTATGGAGGCTTCCAGCATGGCAGTAAGGACATTAAGGTACTCTTTTATTGAACTATATGTTCTACAAAACACTCGGTGTAAACCCCCGGACTCGCTTTATCATCTTCGCAACCTCGGCATTTTGCGGAGACCTAGATACTCTCACCGTGGTTCAGGCCGGACTTTTATGTATAAGCAGCACGCGAATACTATTTCTACACTCTGGACCTCATGTCGTCGTACGATTGCTATGGGAATATCTACTCGAGCTAGTGGTCGGATACTGCACTACGTTAAAACCGTAAATCTGCCTGCTTTGAACACTGATTTTAATGTTAACTGTGCTTTACTGAATGTGCGCTCCCTTAATAATAAAGCACCACTCATTGCTGATGCTATTGTGGAGCGCAATATTGACCTGCTGTGCTTAACAGAAACTTGGCAGCAACCCAATGATTATTTTGCGCTGAATCAAACTTTACCAGCGGGCTTCTTATATGTATGTCAACCACGTTTAACAGGTCGGGGTGGGGGACTTGCGGTGGTCTACCGATCTAATCTTAAAGTTAGAACGATCCCACTTCCCCCTCTGACCTCATTTGAATGTCTTTCATTGCTCATTACTGCCTCTAGATCTGTTTTAATTCTGCTCATATACCGACCACCGAAAATGTcgcctgtttttatttctgaactCTCTGACATGCTCTCTTCTTTTATACCTGTGTACTCAAATTTGCTGCTGCTtggtgattttaatattcatgttGACTCCGAAAGCTGCTCATTTGCCAAAAGTTTTTTAGATCTTCTTAATTGTTTTGACATTGTTCAGAATGTGAATTTTCCTACCCATAACAAAGGTCATGTACTGGACATTGTCTGCTCTACTGGCATAACTCCTACTAACCTGCATGGAGTTGAGCTGTTTATATCTGATCATAAGgctgtgttttttaatgttgttctaCCATGTTTTCAGCGTGGGCAGCGCAATTCACGACAGTTCTCATtcagaaatacaaaaaacatctctccctctgtccttaTGGACATGCTCAGTCAGATAGATCACTCTGACTTTAATAGTGACAATGTAAACCAGCTTGTGACTCACTATGACATTACCCTCTCTGCTATCTTTAATGAATTGGCACCATTAAAGACTCGCAAAGTATCTTTCACCCAGTCTGCCCCCTGGTTTACACCAGAGTTGCGCAAGCTAAAGTCTGCTGGTCGTCTGCTTGAGCGTCGCTGGAGGAGAACTGGCATGATGGTGCATGCCCTCGCTTATAAGGATCATGTTGGTTACTATAAAGAGGAgctgcaaaaagcaaaaacactttatttttcaaatgtcatTCAGTGCTCCACTGATAATCTGCGAGGTCTTTTTCAAACAGTTAATAAGCTGATCCGCCCTCTGAATTGTTTTCCTTTAACACCTTCGGCTGATCTCTGTTCaaagtttattaatttttttaatctgaaaatCGACTCTATTTACTCTCAGTTTGCTTTTACGCGGCCTATATTGAAtcatcaatctctctctgttcaattCTCTGGTAGTTGCCTTTCTAATTTTTCTACTGTTAATGAGAGTTTTGTTGGTGAGCTTATTATGAAATCTAGAGCCACTACATGTCAGTTAGACCCCATCCCAACACAGTGGGTGAAATCTTGTCTCCCTGCTATTTGTCCCCTTATCACCAAGGTCATAAATGCATCACTCACTGCAGGCTTGGTCCCTCCCTGTTTGAAATTAGCTGCTGTTACTCCTGTGCTAAAAAAACCTGGCCTTGACCCTGAGAATTTTGCTAACTTTAGGCCCATTTCTAATCTTCCACTCCTGGCCAAAGTATTAGAGCGAACGGTTGCTTCTCAGCTACACGAACATCTGGAATCGAATGATTTGTATGAAGTGTTCCAGTCTGGTTTCAGGAGGAACCATAGCACAGAAACGACTCTACTCAGAGTTGTGAATGATTTGTTATTAGCTGCTGACCAGGGGATGCTAAATGTATTGATTCTTTTAGACCTGACTGCTGCGTTTGATACTGTTTGCCATAACCTGCTACTTACCAGGCTTGAGACACTTATAGGTATAAGTGGCACCGCTCTTTCCTGGTTTAAGTCCTACCTATCTGATAGGCAGCAGTTTGTTTCTATTGGTGGCTACAAGTCTGATTTGTGTGCGCTGTCCCGTGGTGTCCCCCAGGGATCTGTACTTGGCCCtctacttttcattttatatatgctTCCACTTGGCAACATCATTAGAAGGCATGGGCTCCAGTTTCACTGCTTTGCGGACGATGTGCAGATCTATGTTTACTCTAAACCATCTCATACCTGTCCGCCTGCTGTGCTAAGTGACTGCTTACTTGATGTACGTGCCTGGCTGGTTGAAAACTTTCTAAGCCTTAATGGTACTAAAACTGAGGCCATACTGATTTCCTCTCCTGCTACTGCCAGAAAGCTCAGTAGCCTTGCTTTCTCTATACCAGGGTTTGTTGTCTCCTCCTCTGCTCAGGTTCGAAATCTGGGTGTAATTTTTGACACAACACTGTCGTTCGAACCCCACAtaaaaaatgtctgcaaaacagccttttttcatttaaagaacatttccagAATTCGCCCATTTCtgtcctctgctgctgctgagatcaTTACTCATGCATTCGTGACCTCTAGAttagactattgtaatgcaGTGTTGCATGGTCTCCCTACCCGGCTTTTAAACAGACTGCAGTATGTGCAAAACTCTGCTGCTAGGGTGTTGACCCATAAAAGATCTTGGGAACATATTACACCAGTATTGAGGGAtctccactggcttccagtccAGTTTAGAGTACAGTATAAAATACTggtaactgtttttaaatctctCCATGATCTTGCCCCCACTTATTTGGGTAATCTACTTCAGATGTATGTTCCAACTCGCACTTTACGCTCCTCTTACTCTCATCTCCTAATTGTGCCTTCTACAAAATTCCGTACTCTAGGTGATAGAGCGTTTGGTGTTGCTGGCCCAAAACTCTGGAATGGGCTTCCACTACAGCTCCGTACATCATCATCTCTATCATGTTTTAAAGCCGGTCTTAAAACCTATCTCTTCCAGCTAGCATTTGAGTGAGAATTTCTCTcgaacttctatttattttagttaagtcttttattattgttttatttttattgttgttattttatatattttttttttcttagtttatcttatatattgttataaatcttaatgtattatctgttttactttttttgtattgtacagtgtccttgggtctcttgaaaggcgctttataaaataaaagtattattattattattattgtatacaCGTTTGACGGTGACAGCTAAGAATAAAACTGCACAAAGTGCCCCAAGGCTGTGGCTTAAGAGCTGCTCAAAGCGCTTTCATTGCCACTGTATGATCTGCAAATACTATATCACAATACAGGCTTGTTTTTATCTAGGGCCCATATATAATCATGTTTCAGCCAACAGGAAACTACATCACAAGCACAGTGAAACTTTGGGATCCAAAGGAGATTGAAGAAGGCAAAACAGTGTATTTAATCTGTCCAGGAAACTATTGGATTTTTACGGGTGTAATCCACAGGCCTAACTACGCTACAGGGGGGCACCACCAGCCAACGACACAGTTACTTGCCAGTCCACTCCACACCTGTAATTGGATGTCCACGCTCCTGCTCCAGAAGGTCAGGTGCATTTAGAAAATAAGTCATCACACTGAATACAAGAATGTCCACAGAAGCAGTATTACTAAATTTAAAGTTAAGCGTTGTCATCAGTGTTCCTGGTGTAGACCTTTTCCTGAATTTGTAAGCATCTCACCTAGCAAATTTTCAAACAGATTAAGGGATAGATAAAAATAACATACTTGAAGAATTACCACGGCTATTTACTCCTTGAATAAGTATTACTAAGAATAAATGTCACTCATTTTCAATTGGCATGTCCTCTGGAAGTAACAAAAAAAACGTTCTACTTCGTGTTGACACTGGTATCACTGAGAGACCCTCGTCTGTTTTTCCGCAGGAAATTTTAGCTAACAATTCACCCTCTGTTGCAAAGTTTTTAAGAATGTGTGTCCATTTGGTCCTTTAAGAGTAtgttgctgtgaggcaacattgtgtgacaatgGACAGAAATGAtagtgatataaaaaaaaaaacagaatttaccCTTGTGAAgcgtttttttccttctagcagttatttaaaatggaaaataacaGTTAAAATCATACGAAGACCTATAAAAAAGGAATCATTTTCAAGTAATCGGAAATGGCTTTTATTCTCTAAACAAAACTACTGATTAAAATCACCAGTACAACATTCAGCACGACCACTGTTGCACAACGTTGCTTCTAggcaaaatacatatttaagcaATTTCTCAAAATAGTAAAATCCTTTATAAAATATGGAATGTTAAAAAGCAGCAGATGGGAACCATATTTTTGGATGGATGACAAAGAATGAAAACGCATTTCTGAGGGAAATTGTCTGGTGGAGAAATGTATTTCCTTCAAAAGCCATGCCAGAAAGAGGTTTATAgatatttaaatgaatacagATATGGATATAGTATGCATTTTATTGGCTTATTCACAGTGTTCCCTTTCATTGTCATTAAATGTGAGCCGTGTCattgtaaaatgataaaaatgggcTTGTTAAGGCAACATTGTGTCATTAGAGGATTAAATGTTTGagtaatgataaataattacatttaaataaactgCCATCCATAATGATACAAATGATTACTggaatcatattttatttaggtATCATGAATATTATGTTAGGAGGACATAATAAAGATAAAGAAGTCATTAATTATACAATTTAGATCAGTACTCAGCATTCAGTTTCTACACTAATAGACCTTTCAGTTTCTACACTAATAGACCTTTCAGTTTCTACACTAATAGACCTTTCATAATCACATTTTATTATGTTCTATGGCAAATGTCTACAATCTGTTTAATGCATATTTACATCCCACATAATTTGACATCTAAGAAATGTATAGCCTAAAACATCTTGAATATACATTTTCTACATGGCAGGGCTCAGCATACCTGTGAATGGCTGCAAAGAGGTCCTCTGTAGTACGTGGACGAGCAGGCGTCACCATCTCCTCCACAGCTTCTTCGTTAATGCTGGAAGTTGGAGAGGAGTTATCTGTGTTGGAGTCAAACACAGCGCCTAGGACATGAACAAGACACATGCATCTTGGTTACTCTCCTTTCACAGCAACTAAAAGCCAATATGCCCACACCACAGCCGAGACTGATGCTGATTGAGATGCAGCGTGGTCTAAAAACTGCTCCGCCACATACATTTTCAGCTCCTTTAATTATTCACAccctgctgctactgctgctgctgcctcgCAATATCTGCACTTTGCCCAGCTTTACAGTAGCAGAGTAGCAGATTACATTTTAAGCCTCCACCTATTAAGCTCTGTGGTTCTTCCCAGTTGCATCCTGACCACCCACAGCCATTCATTTGATTTTATATCTTATCAGTAAAACTTTTGTGTTACTGATACCATATAAAATCAAATGAATTCTAAACAGTCATTCCTGCAGCAGAGCACTATGTGAAAAGCCAATAGCAACTGTGGGGGAGGTAGTGAAGAGGGTTCCACAGAGTCATCTCTCACTGCACGGAGGAGGTGGCGAGAGATACCGCAAACCAATATTTACTACCTACAACCTCTCAGGCtaaggagatggagagaaaggtTTATGTGCACTGGGGCTTGTTAACACAAAGCTTATTACCTTCCaaacacataacaaaaacataataaaaatgtagtTTATGACAATTGATTTAATCAAAAAAGAGCATTCTGCAGCCTTATTCAGATTGGATTAGTTTATCAGGGGAACGTCTACATGAAAATTTTTACACATCTCTTCAACGATAAAACTCTCACATCTGGACAGCAATAAAATTAGGACAGAACAAGTGAGTATCTAGTGGGTTGTATTTTCCACAAGCCTCAGCCATTTAATCAGCCTTTCCGGTTgagtttattttgtttcctttgcTGCTAATGCTCTCACATTGCTGAGAGGATGAAGGTTCTACTGCCCAGACCAAGTTAATGGTTGAAAGACTCTTTCAAAGAGACCATTGTTTTCTGATTCAGGAAGTATTTTATATGAATGCAAATGCTAGGAGACTAAATATAGTACGTTTGTGAAAAACAGTAGGTAATTAGGCCTGTAAATTTGTCAGGGGAGGAGGGAGAAAAACAACATGGCCAATCCAGATGGATATAAAATCACAGAGTAACACCTGTAAAGGACAAAATTACCCTAAGACCCATGCAAATTGAATCCTGTCAGAATAGTGCTCATGACAGATAATGGCACATTTATAGCATGAACCACAGCTCTCTGAATGCTGCTGGCTGGGTTATGGGCTCCCTCAagacaacaaaaacatcagTGGTTTTAAAGGAATGTCTTACAGAAGCAATGGTAATGAGCTGCTATGAGGATTACATAATTAtgcatgaaatgaaacaaattcaAATGAGCTTAAGCTCAATAGCTGTAAGCCAAACTTTTACAGCAGTAGCATTTTGCACAacctaaagtttttttttcatcctgTGCCAAGAACATAAATTAGCACATCAATTTAATGATAGTTGCTCCTTCACTGTATGGTGCTTAAGAGACGTTGTTGTACATTCAGTCATTGTGCTGGGAGTCAAGATGACATACATGCAAACACAGTAGAACTGCATATGAACACAAGAATCTtaccattttcttcattttcatccTCTTTGAAGCTGATTGATCCTGAGCTGCTGCTTGAGCCATCATCTGAAATGCCCTTATCATCACTTAGCCCAAGGTCTTTATCACTCAGCCCGAGGTCATTATCACTCAATCCAAGGTCATGCTCGTTGAAAATGAGGGCAGCAAATTGAGGGTCATTCAGACTATCTGAGGAGAACTCACTGCTAAGTGAAACTCTGCTTGGGCCAAGAGGAGTAGAATTACCAGAATCACTCTCAACTTCTACATCCAGTTGTAATGGAATTTCTTCAAGGTTAACTGAATCTCTCAGGGGAGTACAGTTCAGTGCTTCTGGCTCTGCAAACACTTCTGGGCTGGCAACCTCAACAGACTCTAGGCCATTCAAAACAGGTTGCTGCGGGATTGGTGGTATAATTAAGTAAAGACCAGACTTCTTAGGTGATATAGGAGGCTTCTCCTTCTGGGGAGTACATTGAATTGCCTCTGGAGAAGCTATAGATTGTTGAGGTTTGAAGGCAGGAGGTGTGCTTACAAATTGAGAATCAACTGGAAGCTCTAGAACACTTCCATTTTTGTTCACTGGTTCAATTAGAGCAGAGGATGGCTGAGAGGACATGTAATTAGTAAAATCTTCATCTGAAGACTCTGATGTGTCCATTCCATTCTCTGATGGACTGGGAGAATTAGGAATAATAGTATTTTCCAGAGTTTCTACTTCAGCAAGTTTATCTGAACTTGTTTGAGGCTCCAGGATCTGCTCTTTGTCTGCTGAAGCACATACAGTTGTAATAATAtctgtgaaaatgttttctaaCTTCATGAGCTTTATTGGTCGGAGCTGTACCAACTGAAGAGCTTGTGCAGTGATTAGTGGTCTCTGAGGTCTCTCTTGTTCCTCAGGTTGACTagagcttgttttttttgtcctttccacTGACTCCACAGTTACAAgagaatttgttgtttttaaaatggtttctGCATGAAGGCCCATCCCAGGTAATGGTGGCGGAGGAGGTGGAGTATGAACATGAGATGGTAATATGAGTGTAagtggaggaggtggtggaggaggtggaagtggaggtggtgttggtggtgatGGTAGAGACTCCACTGTACTTTCCCTCAGCAACAGAGAATCTGAGATCGCAGAGGGAGGAGGGGGAAAGCCAGGGAAAATGTCGAAGGATGCATTACATTCTTCTGGTGTGGTAGGTGACAGCGTGGGagagcttttctttttctcggGGATGGAGTTTATagccagaggaggaggaggtggtggtgtTGGGGTTATCTTGGATCTTGTGTCAGAGCTGGACATAGGGCTAGTTGAAACAGACAGAGCAGTCTGAGGAATGACAAAACCAGGCAAGGTTGAAGGTAGTGGAGGAGGCGTTGGAAGACTCTTGAAGGAATCCGATGTGTTTGAGGACAGGGATGTAGTTGAAGAAGAAACTGAGGACCGCAGGGAGGACTTTCTCTCTGGGACTTTTGGTTTAGGTCTTCCTGCTGGAGACTTGGCTCTCAGAAGAGATGTTACTGGGGTCCCTGCAGTTGGAGTAATTGACTGACTTGAATATCCACTAGATGGTGAGGTCAGATGGTGGACCTTGTCTGGTGATGAAGCTAAATTTAACTTTACCCTGGAAATGCTGCAGTCAGCTGATACATTGGTTAAGACTGCATTCTCCCCAGCACTTGCAGATCTTGCATTTGGAGAGGACGGCCCTTGCTCAGATCGTGATCGAGGGAAGTCTAAGTAAAAGTCCCATGATTCAGCATATTCTGAGCgctggctgctgctgctgtcactgtgtgtgggtgtgactgGACACACAGCAGCTGGTGCTGACATCCCACTACTTGCCGCACTCACTGTGCTCTGGCTCCTAGGACGCAGAACCCAGGGGTCCTCAAATCCACTGCAGGGCATTTGGCCTGAGAATGATGTGCTGTTGCCTTTTAGGGACTCCTGGAGAGTAGAGATCAGTTGCTCATTAAGAACTGTCTCACTGTGGTGTGGTTTTCGTTGTGGCTTGCGCCGCAAGGAGTCAGTTCTTTTAGGAGGGAGTGGGGGCTTTTTAGCTTTCCTCAGGGAAATGCTACGAGTCAGAGAACGATTGCTGTGTAGGCTTGCGCGGTCACCTTGACTGTGGTGCTCCCTGCATTCATACAAGTTGTGTCTCGCGTTACCTGCTTTGTTGATGCAACCATGGCTGTGTGATTTAAGACCTGAGTCCAGATGCATAGAGGTGTAGTACCCCTCAGTGTCAACAGAAAACAAAGAGCTGGAGTCAGTCTTGGTTGGAGAACGTTCCAGACTGTTAAATACATGACTGATAGGAGAGGAGCAGCTTGAGGTATGTTGGCCCTTTGGAGCTGTTTCATATGTCCATTGGTCAATGGTCAGAGTGCTGCAGCTTTGAGTGCTGCTCTCTGAGAAGTCAGAGTCTCTGCGGACTCCACTGGGACCGTCGCAGTTCCTTCCGTTGAGGGTGCTACACTGAGACTCGGTCTCTGTGTGGCTGACTGTGTGAAGGGAGGCTGGAGACTGgcatcgagaggagtcagcagAAATAGAGGTGCCAGCAGTGCTAAAGGGGTGGTGTGAAGGACCAGATGGCACAGAATGCAATGTCTCTTCTCTGTCAAAGCTTTGCTTTGAGTAGGTAGAACTGTAGTCACTCAAGTTCTGCAGAGCACTACTGGGAGTGAAGGGGGCTGGGCTGTTATTGTGGCTGGAAGTCATGTAGCCTGGTGTTGCATTATGCTGTCCATTCTGGAAACCTTGGAATTCATCAGATATGGGactgatcaatgcattttttctGGAATCAACTACCATGTGCTGTGAGGATGGGCTAGCATGCTGCATGTTAACCTGGTAGGGCAAGGAGCTCGTGGAGCCATTGACCATCTGGTAGGGGGAACTGGTGTACTTGGGTTCATGCTGTTGATAGGAGATTCGAGCACCTTGACGAGGCAGACTGCGAAAGCCTTGGTCACTGGCGTTATGCTGAGGACTAAAGTCGGCACCATTGCAGTCACTCATGTTGGAGATGCTgcctgaagaggagagtgagatGTTGGCCATTTGAGCTGCGATGCCACACCCTCGCTGTGCACGGATTCTTCGCATGGATGGGGGTACTATCTTTACTTCATCTGTCTGGCAGCCAGAATCACGGGTGTCTGAGTATTTCAAGGTGGAGTTGACACTTCCTGCATGGCTAAGGGTGGAATACTGGCCTGGCATGTACACTGAGTGAGTTCTGATGTCATTTTGCCCTGCTGTAGAAATGttgagagagatgaaaaaaagtgtaaaattaaACTCTTTGACCATGCAATTCTCACTCCTCTGTGCCTATATTTATTCAGCCGTACTTTTATATTTTAGCAGATATATTGGACTAACAAGTCATACTTACATGTAGGTGTACTACAACAACTTAAATAACCGTTGAAAGAGCCAGCATagaataaattatatttaaggCACACTCCAGCCAAAGAATGGAACTATCACGACTGGAACATTGTTATCTGTTGTAAAAATGctaacatctgttgtaaacatgttaACATGCTAACAGTTGTCTCAAGTAAGGTTATCAGTTTGAACCTCCTTCTGATCATGTAtcttgaagattttttttttaacttttgcaAAATTTTTGGGGGACGATTTTTGGGGTTGGGCTGTTTTTTGCTAGCTGGTCAACAAAAAAGATAAACCACTATCACTGCTAGTAAGCATTCTTATGGCATCTATAAATGTAATAACTGTTTTCAAATCATCAATGCAACGCAGAGAATGGATCTAGTGTCAGAAGTAACTCCTCAGATGAAGAGGACAGCAGGCTAAATATTAAAGTTAGTAAGGCCACCATAGTTTTCTAAATGCCTTATGACA is drawn from Pygocentrus nattereri isolate fPygNat1 chromosome 10, fPygNat1.pri, whole genome shotgun sequence and contains these coding sequences:
- the nhsl1a gene encoding NHS-like protein 1 isoform X8 encodes the protein MVFIGTTLKSVIKYLKKKAVSSLDEESKWSVHYTAPWHQQENVFLPGSRPPCVEDLHHQAKVNLKTVLRECDKLRKDGFRSSQYYSQGPTFSSPILSSGPLDQDETEKKKKSSESSAEEERLVYSMGPQTPLLDNICEINMQSSWSKSLPLPTPEEKMRQQAQSVATDIVPIDITGESFDRQASFRRTLSNTDTVIRRSKKVKRRKTITGVPDNVQRELAGQNDIRTHSVYMPGQYSTLSHAGSVNSTLKYSDTRDSGCQTDEVKIVPPSMRRIRAQRGCGIAAQMANISLSSSGSISNMSDCNGADFSPQHNASDQGFRSLPRQGARISYQQHEPKYTSSPYQMVNGSTSSLPYQVNMQHASPSSQHMVVDSRKNALISPISDEFQGFQNGQHNATPGYMTSSHNNSPAPFTPSSALQNLSDYSSTYSKQSFDREETLHSVPSGPSHHPFSTAGTSISADSSRCQSPASLHTVSHTETESQCSTLNGRNCDGPSGVRRDSDFSESSTQSCSTLTIDQWTYETAPKGQHTSSCSSPISHVFNSLERSPTKTDSSSLFSVDTEGYYTSMHLDSGLKSHSHGCINKAGNARHNLYECREHHSQGDRASLHSNRSLTRSISLRKAKKPPLPPKRTDSLRRKPQRKPHHSETVLNEQLISTLQESLKGNSTSFSGQMPCSGFEDPWVLRPRSQSTVSAASSGMSAPAAVCPVTPTHSDSSSSQRSEYAESWDFYLDFPRSRSEQGPSSPNARSASAGENAVLTNVSADCSISRVKLNLASSPDKVHHLTSPSSGYSSQSITPTAGTPVTSLLRAKSPAGRPKPKVPERKSSLRSSVSSSTTSLSSNTSDSFKSLPTPPPLPSTLPGFVIPQTALSVSTSPMSSSDTRSKITPTPPPPPPLAINSIPEKKKSSPTLSPTTPEECNASFDIFPGFPPPPSAISDSLLLRESTVESLPSPPTPPPLPPPPPPPPLTLILPSHVHTPPPPPPLPGMGLHAETILKTTNSLVTVESVERTKKTSSSQPEEQERPQRPLITAQALQLVQLRPIKLMKLENIFTDIITTVCASADKEQILEPQTSSDKLAEVETLENTIIPNSPSPSENGMDTSESSDEDFTNYMSSQPSSALIEPVNKNGSVLELPVDSQFVSTPPAFKPQQSIASPEAIQCTPQKEKPPISPKKSGLYLIIPPIPQQPVLNGLESVEVASPEVFAEPEALNCTPLRDSVNLEEIPLQLDVEVESDSGNSTPLGPSRVSLSSEFSSDSLNDPQFAALIFNEHDLGLSDNDLGLSDKDLGLSDDKGISDDGSSSSSGSISFKEDENEENGAVFDSNTDNSSPTSSINEEAVEEMVTPARPRTTEDLFAAIHRSKRKVLGRGDSEEDRSRGFLSSPPVTPTGTCPSLPSLPRQTSFIQRSLRRSTTSNDSFKALLLKKGSRSEHSFRMSAAEMLKCTDPRLQRPNAEASQPDTSCTSPGRSRRACEEWARVEGALPRLSPSLTSSKYGRSSTPPSAASSRYNSRSRIPSGPMTVICEKEGELAESADCCLSAEIPFTMSLTSSGTVCAQGST
- the nhsl1a gene encoding NHS-like protein 1 isoform X2, with amino-acid sequence MPFCKRTVAPQRLCRLTKEPLRCELGGADCCSALNPDSWTSLSDVSSTALRNVLLQLSDLSRHACTVFLEIQSEASSVVCRSAALQQRLETLQYAVRKLDHKKITIPVSSLDEESKWSVHYTAPWHQQENVFLPGSRPPCVEDLHHQAKVNLKTVLRECDKLRKDGFRSSQYYSQGPTFSSPILSSGPLDQDETEKKKKRSSVLDCLSESCFSLCCHLKPWRKKSSESSAEEERLVYSMGPQTPLLDNICEINMQSSWSKSLPLPTPEEKMRQQAQSVATDIVPIDITGESFDRQASFRRTLSNTDTVIRRSKKVKRRKTITGVPDNVQRELGQNDIRTHSVYMPGQYSTLSHAGSVNSTLKYSDTRDSGCQTDEVKIVPPSMRRIRAQRGCGIAAQMANISLSSSGSISNMSDCNGADFSPQHNASDQGFRSLPRQGARISYQQHEPKYTSSPYQMVNGSTSSLPYQVNMQHASPSSQHMVVDSRKNALISPISDEFQGFQNGQHNATPGYMTSSHNNSPAPFTPSSALQNLSDYSSTYSKQSFDREETLHSVPSGPSHHPFSTAGTSISADSSRCQSPASLHTVSHTETESQCSTLNGRNCDGPSGVRRDSDFSESSTQSCSTLTIDQWTYETAPKGQHTSSCSSPISHVFNSLERSPTKTDSSSLFSVDTEGYYTSMHLDSGLKSHSHGCINKAGNARHNLYECREHHSQGDRASLHSNRSLTRSISLRKAKKPPLPPKRTDSLRRKPQRKPHHSETVLNEQLISTLQESLKGNSTSFSGQMPCSGFEDPWVLRPRSQSTVSAASSGMSAPAAVCPVTPTHSDSSSSQRSEYAESWDFYLDFPRSRSEQGPSSPNARSASAGENAVLTNVSADCSISRVKLNLASSPDKVHHLTSPSSGYSSQSITPTAGTPVTSLLRAKSPAGRPKPKVPERKSSLRSSVSSSTTSLSSNTSDSFKSLPTPPPLPSTLPGFVIPQTALSVSTSPMSSSDTRSKITPTPPPPPPLAINSIPEKKKSSPTLSPTTPEECNASFDIFPGFPPPPSAISDSLLLRESTVESLPSPPTPPPLPPPPPPPPLTLILPSHVHTPPPPPPLPGMGLHAETILKTTNSLVTVESVERTKKTSSSQPEEQERPQRPLITAQALQLVQLRPIKLMKLENIFTDIITTVCASADKEQILEPQTSSDKLAEVETLENTIIPNSPSPSENGMDTSESSDEDFTNYMSSQPSSALIEPVNKNGSVLELPVDSQFVSTPPAFKPQQSIASPEAIQCTPQKEKPPISPKKSGLYLIIPPIPQQPVLNGLESVEVASPEVFAEPEALNCTPLRDSVNLEEIPLQLDVEVESDSGNSTPLGPSRVSLSSEFSSDSLNDPQFAALIFNEHDLGLSDNDLGLSDKDLGLSDDKGISDDGSSSSSGSISFKEDENEENGAVFDSNTDNSSPTSSINEEAVEEMVTPARPRTTEDLFAAIHRSKRKVLGRGDSEEDRSRGFLSSPPVTPTGTCPSLPSLPRQTSFIQRSLRRSTTSNDSFKALLLKKGSRSEHSFRMSAAEMLKCTDPRLQRPNAEASQPDTSCTSPGRSRRACEEWARVEGALPRLSPSLTSSKYGRSSTPPSAASSRYNSRSRIPSGPMTVICEKEGELAESADCCLSAEIPFTMSLTSSGTVCAQGST